Within Vicia villosa cultivar HV-30 ecotype Madison, WI linkage group LG1, Vvil1.0, whole genome shotgun sequence, the genomic segment aaaatcattaatataAAAATGCTATGATTTGTCGGTAATAATTGTATCCTCTTGATGCATAAACAAAACAATCGGGTTCTAATAGAATGAAAGCATAGAGATCCATGAATCCATGAATGTGAGTCCAAACTAATGTCATCAGAAGAAGGTTTCACAATAGCGACAATCACACAcggatcaatcatcatcaatcatcatcctTTGTTCTAGTTGAAACTGAAACCCGAAAATGTCACAATCTTCATCCTCAATAATTCTCTCTCTTTCTGCTATACACTATCCCAAAAAACTTATCTTTCAATCGACGAGCCTTTTAGTTTCTCTGTTTCACCATATCCATATTAACAACATTGTCATCGTCATCACTATCACTGTCGTCATCATTCACCTGATgatacaacaaatcaaaaagcgGCAAGCTGTTAGAAGACGTTTGAATTGAAGAGGCTCAAAAGTTTACAAGATCTCTGAATGTAACTAAAAGCCTAACCATGCACACATATAAAGTGAATAAAGAGCTGCATGAGTGCCTGGAGATACTACAGATACCTTCAAGAAGTTACTTGACAATCAAAATTAACCCTAAAAAACACAAAGTGAGATTGCCTTAATATCCATCACTCTTTCTTTGATATTGCAATGACATTGAAGTTGAGAGAATCTGGATTCTTCTGAATCATGCTCTGAATGGCTTTAGCAGCATCCTgaagtaaatatatattttaatcagAAACAATTACTTTCCTACATAATTGTGCCCCATTGAATATTGTTTCTTTGCATCATTTTAATGCAAAACCCGAAAGAACTACTTGACAACAATATTATCATGGAATCTTTTTTCTCTATAAGCAGATCAAATCAAATTATATCCTTCTGCCAAATACATGTCTTTTCAGGAACAATACAATTAAAGCCTTAACATTGTAAGATATTTACCTTCAACAAAGTACTTGGTGAGGACGGACCGTGTGATATCGGTGCTGACTTTCTTCCATCAAGCTCATAAAGTTCACCTGCATACAACAAGGTTTCAAAGAAATTAATCCGATATATATATAGGCTTTATACTGCAGAAGAGAGGAGAAGGGTTCAAAATTGGTTTTGGAAATTCTGTTTTGATGTAGGCTTCAGCTGGCTCATATGATTTAGATATCTTTGTTTCTTACTTTGTTGTTGTCGTAGTTGCATCTTGATATATTGTTTAATTCTATTTACAAACACCATAGTGAAGGAAATGCTAATTAAGTACAAAAGAAATTACCGTCCACACAAGCAAAGCAGATGAAATGAGTATCCACATTATCTGATGCCTGCAGtacaaacatttcaaacaaaaattgtTTATACACAAGAACATAAAATGGAAATAAGCAAAATTGTTATTAATTTTTCTCTTGCAGgataaaaacaaatttatgaGTATCAACGCCCAGAATGTAGAAATTACAAAAGAAGAACATTTTTATTGATCCATTCCTCCTATCTCAGGTCAGGATAACCCAAAGTGAGGAGAATACATAATCTCACAGTGGAATATAGAAATCAGTTGGAAtaccaaaaacaaaaacaagaacaataAACAAGGAATAACAAAAACAATAAGCAAGTAACACTAAGAACAAGATATTTTCAAATGCATATGATCATAGTTTTCAAGATAACATGGTGGAACACtccaatccaatccaatccaattTACCGTTGCCGTaaaatttaagtttaatttacAAGATACCTCTGTATCAccagcagtagctgctacagaATGAGCCACCTCCATCTCTGAGTCATTCTCAAGAAACAAAGCACGCTGAAGATACAAAAGATAGAAAATACAAAATGAGCATTATACTTAGCCGACAAAAAATctcaatttcttccatttgttaaatatgagaaagaaagaaagaaagaaagaaagagatgagGTTTGGGTAAGAAGAAGTAACCTGCATTGGGTCCAAGTTTGCAGTAGatttgaagaacttatcaaagaaCGACTCCTCaactaataacaacaacaaaagcaACACATACCAAATGATATTTAATCGTTGATGCACCCAAAAAAACTAAAGGTAATTAAATTGTTGAAAAACTTACCGAACTTGATTTCAGAAGTTATGTTTCCAAGAGCATGAAGAAGCCCTATTGTACCACAAGCATTACCCACAGTTTGATTCATAAAATACACTTTCTTGTTATATTCCTACACCAGAACAACACATTAAAATCCCACTCataaatgacatatttatatgttacccaaaattcaaatttcataCTAGGTAGCACCGACCGACACCTCCGAAAAATGTGTGTTGGGGCGTGTCCAAATGTGACACCatgattacatttaatttattcatttttttcaagTTATTACTAGTGTCGGTGTCGTGTTTCCGGTGTTCATGCTTCTTAGAATATACGTTgttcaataaaagaataaaacaaatAGATTAAAAGATCATATAATTAGATATGTGCACTTacctttttttctttattctgttGCAACCTCTCTTCTTCAGACTGATAAGAGATAAAAACTCTTGCAAAGTcagaaaagcaaaaagataaaaacgGTGAAATTATCTAAAGATGCATTCAATCAAACGCTGTCTATGCATAAAAATTAACCTTGGCGGTGAGAGGGTAAAGAAAAAGCACAGCAAGAACTGGTTTCGGAACCATTTCCAAAAGCTCTTCATCCAATCCATAAACATCATAGCACCCAGCTTGATCCTCTGGAAGACCAAGACCAGAAAGGAACTGCAATTCACCGAAAACATTTATAGGGTTTAATCATGCACGCTACTAACTAACTTCAATTTCATATATCAAcagaaaaatcaaataattaagaatgaatctttttgcaaaaaataaaaataaaaaatctaaggGTATGTATTCAATTCAGTACTACAATTCAAACATTGTAAGAAGAAATAATAAAGAGTGATTGAAATGAAGGATGATACCTGGTTCATGACATCAGGGTTAGCTTCGAGAGGAAGCCATCTTTTTGAAGAAGCAGTAGCCATTGTGCGattcttttctttttactttCTACTCAACTTTGTTTTTAATGCTTAATGCTTGAAACGCGAAATGAGTATGAAAAGAAAATGAAGAGGCTATATATAGGGTTTGTGTAACGGGCCTGTAAGAAGCCCATTGATTCTGAACAAACTACAAATAGAAAGGGGATTGCTTATTGCACATTTATTGCTGCTCATGCACcctagtaaaaaaataaaaaatgtctcTTAAATACAAAGATGTTCTACTTTCGGACGCATTAAAAATCCACACCACCACAACACTTTGTAAGCGAGCCACTTTTATACCACCACAACACTTTGTAAGCGAGCCACTTTTATTTTGCTATGAATTAATATAGAAATGTATCCGTAAAATTTACGGAAGCATATCTCTTGAGGCATTTTGAATGATATTATCGCGTCAGATCTTTTTCCTTCGTCATTTTCAGCTGAGCTTATTCTAAAACAAAAAAGTTGTCTGTGAGAAACACAAATCTACCATTTTTAACCTTTCCCAAACTATCTACTACATTGTGCCTAATCCAAGAGCTTTATCAATTACTACTCAAGGTCATTCGATCCAAAAGTTTCCAATTCTCACATTCGGTCGTTTAATTTTCCTCCTTTTTTATTCCTTGATGCATGAATTACTAAATAGGTCGTTTAAGGTACACTATGTTTTAGTTACACTTCTAATACGTAGTTTATTGAATCATGCATTGacaatttttttatgtttaaagCATGGGGCAATGTTGGATTTATGTGTTTGAAGAAAATACATTAGTGgacttttgtatttttttctaatttgatTTTCTTAAGTTAAGGAAGTCAGCTTTCGTATTTTGTCTACGTTATTTGATTTTTCATGTCTCTCATATAGGTTTAATTTTGTTTGCTTTGTCTACATTGTTTGATTTTGCATGTCATTTGGTTTATTTATAGGTAAAATGGATTACAACCAATATCGACTTAGGCATGGTAAAGTGTCCCAACATGCATCTGTTTGCAGGGAGAGAGTTATACCATCGTGACTACCGATTGATGCTAGTTCATTTGATGCAGAACCGCCCACTTCTGGAGTTCAGGTGTCTCCGTCTTTGTCTTCCCGGAGGCACGTGTCAACTGCTGCAACCCCCAAGTC encodes:
- the LOC131638040 gene encoding ubiquitin carboxyl-terminal hydrolase 3, whose product is MATASSKRWLPLEANPDVMNQFLSGLGLPEDQAGCYDVYGLDEELLEMVPKPVLAVLFLYPLTAKSEEERLQQNKEKKEYNKKVYFMNQTVGNACGTIGLLHALGNITSEIKFVEESFFDKFFKSTANLDPMQRALFLENDSEMEVAHSVAATAGDTEASDNVDTHFICFACVDGELYELDGRKSAPISHGPSSPSTLLKDAAKAIQSMIQKNPDSLNFNVIAISKKE